Below is a genomic region from Fundulus heteroclitus isolate FHET01 chromosome 5, MU-UCD_Fhet_4.1, whole genome shotgun sequence.
tctacccacagctttctttaagaacgttctgcctgtcatagcgtctgatttgactcagataataaacacgtcccttctgtcaggtgttttcccccagtccctaaaaacagcaattatcaaaccactgctgaaaaagaacaatttagacaaacttctactccagaactacaggcccatctcaaacctcctaGATTACCGAAAAAGCTGAGTTTCAAcgattaaagctatagttggtagtCTTGGTAGTCTATCTCTGTGGGAGATAAAGGCCTGTAAAAACGCCGCTGCTCTCattgtagactttgaacatggctgagagtcgcaagaagcaaaccgtgtacaagtttatgggaagaagaagaagaaggactcagtagaaagaaataagaacagagtggatttgggagattttttttttcttgtgatgcccctgaggagctgaagagcaggtaagacggtcttgcacatctgcggttattcaaaaagggacttgggaaaAATCgccaactctacctttaaacACCTTCTTATCAATGACCTGCCgctttgacattttccagtcagTTTTTCGTATTCTCCACAGcacagagaccgcccttgtcAGAATGTTCAATAACAtcaatataaatgcagactgtggatgaaccaccgtgctggttctgttggaccttagtgcaggttttaatactgtcgatcactccattttgttagaacgcctggtacagcactcaacaggtttaaatcctactcaaaggacttttttgtgtcagtaggtaactttacatcagagatgacaaaaatcccatgtgggattccccaagggtccatcctgggtccctcCTGTTCaacatctacatgctcctctagctcagatcataaaaacaacatcagctactaTGCaaacgacacacagctctacatcaccatgtcagcaggtgactataaaccagttgaagcactgagtaaatgcctgaaaccactgatcaggcctgagaTCTGgctgtagtgatggactcagacctgaaccagTCTTATATCTTGACTttctgctactattccactgctatgtgctttcctctgtaatgttttcttttcttatcttctgttcatgtgcagcactttgcattgtcttgttactgaaatgttctttacaaataaacttgctcCGCGTCTGAAGAAGCAGCAATATACCAAAAACCCAGCACACAGAGGAGTTTTGATTCAAATGATCTTGAATTAGGATTCAGTCTTAaagggacagagggggtgagATATATGTGTGCAAATGAAAGATTAAAATTataagtttaataataatcaaaatctTGACTTCCATTAAGTGGGAAGTGGCTTTATTTGGGCTTTTCTCTAAAAACATGGCAGCAGCATGAGATAGTGGTTGCATAGCTGCATCTGAATGAACCACTAGAGTTCTTGAACAATGAGACCAAAGTTTGGTCCTATAGCAGCATGTTTGTAGAAGAGTAAAGGGAACTCATCAGTTTGAATATAAATAACTCATACCAAGTGCCAGGCACAGAGGTGGAAGGCTGCTGATTTGGGCTCATTTTTTACTTGTACACCATATGTGAGGCTCTAGGGATGAGGCTCGGTCCAAActggctccatccatccaaccgTTCTCTACACcagcttatctgtgcagggttgTGGGGTgggtcttctctaagccccagtgggtggaggcagatgagcgttcacactgagcctggttctggttctgctggaggttctcctccctgttaaaggggagttttcctctccactgtcgctgcatgcatgctcagtatgagggattgctgcaaagccatcaacaatgcagacgactgtccactgtggctctacgctctttcaggaggagtgaatgctgcttggagagacttgatgcaacctgctgggtttccttagagaggaaactttctcaccaaacTGGAGGATTTGAatgattttgactttggaaagtgccttgagatgacgtgtttcatgaattgccgttatataaataaaatttaattgaactgggTTAGGTGTCCAACCTGGACACTTAAGGCCAATTAACTATAGAAGGAAGCTGGAgtgagaacccacacatgcacggGGAGGACATGCAAAGTCCATACAGGAAGACAGTAACCCCAGGCGAGGATTTGAACCCTGGACCTTCTTGCTTCAAGTACAGCCCCCCCTAATTGGGTCGTCAACAGAAAACATTCAACataatggctaaaaaaaaggACCAGAATTGAGTTGCTAcaacggtccagtcaaagtcccaATGAAACCTGTAGAGAGCTGCGGAGAAGCACATTTCTGCAAATTTCAATGAACTGAAGCGACATTGGAAAGAAAGCTgggtcagaatcagaatcagaatcagacatactttaataatcccagagggaaattactccTCCATGATGTCGGCAGACTGATAAAGTCAGACTGAAAACCGCAGACTTGAGGTATTGCCGCTGAAGGCTGTTCCTCTAGCTGTTAAATCATGGGCTgtacttaatttttttccctattttttgaatttattttgaatCCAGATGAACCCCCCAGCCTTCCCTGAACAGCTGGACGTCTAAGGGCCATTTAATCTATTTGggtggttttattttcttctcagaGCGGCCTGTACGCACGCATCAGGCCTCCATATGCTGAGGGCAGATTGAGAACACTCCCCAACTGAGCGCGCTCCGTCTGACAGATAAGGAGGAGGACGGACCCTGCTGTAGTCTGAAGGCGGGATCTCTCACTTTGTCTTGTCACTGTTTAAAACAGTTGACCCCGTCACAGAAACAGATctgtaacgtttttttttttaatggataacTATAATGATCATGTGAATAACATCAAccaaaaaaagttttagtttaATATTATGCAAAAACTGCACAAATCTTGACCTTTTTGACGAGAGAAAGAAacaattttctgcattttcttcATTATTTGGTCtagttttttgcctttttacaCACTGTATGCCTCCCTCACCCTCCAAACACACACCAAACTTGCTTttggtttacttttttttttttttttctggcagctCTGTGCCAACTCCTCCAGCTTTGCAAACACGATAAGGCAGAGGCTGCAAGAACTCCCCCTGCTCTGGGAGTAATGTTTAACCAGATAATTCCTCCAGGGGGTGGGAATAGACAACAGAagtggctttttttcttcttttttgctgTCTGCTGGCGCGCCTTTACAGTTGAATTCATTCATAGCTGCAGCCAGAATGGAGGAGACGTCGCAACAGGAGCAAATGCAAGAAGCGGAGAATAAAAACCagaatgaggaggaggagggtaatgccttttgctcatttttgctcattttgcaggTGCTCTGACAGAAATGCTGTGATCTTATTGTCTGtggtgatttatttcaataatgttTTCATAAATGTTTGGCTTTAAGCGTGTGGCCAGAGAGGAAAAACCCTAATAAAgcatttctgttagtttttttaatgtccGGGGACTTCATGGTCCACGTGTAACAGCTGCAGATCAGTGCATATTTCAGTTTATGGCGCACTAAGTCgacattttccctttttctgcATCTGTCTCAGGTGGGATCCGGCGGCGACTGCGAGACAGGGAGCTTCTCAGGAAGAGGAAAGCCGAAGCAGAGGAGAAGGAAACTAACCAGTGGGTTTTTgggtaaatttattttaaacaagagCCCTGTCGGTGTTAACGCAGCTCGCAGCAGATCTCAGAGGAAGTCCCGCAAATTTCAGCGCTTACGCTGAAACGTTTGAGTCAAAACATTTGACCTGAGCACTAAACTCTCTGGGCCTTTACAGTGCACGGCGATAACACTATCAGCTCTCTCGCTTCTTATCTCTCGTCTCGTTTATCTTGAATGTGGAGCAAGAGGGAAGCAAAGGTTGCCCTGGTGGGTCTACTGACGCCCCAGATCACAGTCAAGGACTTTGTACTATTAGCTGTGCAAACGTGTCGCACAGCCCTGTGTCAGTGTCCTCTGCTGCTCGGCTTAATGAGCTCAACTCTTTCAGGGCGGAGAGCCAGAGGAAACGATCCAGGGCCGAGAACAGGAGCGGCTCAAAGAGGAGAGGGAGGCCTCGGAAGGCCGATGCCGTCCCACCGTTTCCAGTCCCCCAGGAGGAGGCAGGCGATCCTGCAGCTCTGGTGGCGTCGGCGCCGGCTGGAGTCATCTCGGGTCAAACGCTGAGCTCTCAGACCGCCACGCCGGCTGTGGAAGCGCAGCGAGCTCCAGATGTGGAGGCAGCCGCTCAGGTGCCGGTTCTTCAAGTGGTCCGAAACGACGTTTTTGAGAAGTTGGATGTGGATTATGCTCCAGTTCCTGTTCAACGTTCAGCCCCAGCTGGTCCAGTCCCAGTAGACGCTTCCTACGGTGCTCCAGAACAAGGACAAGCCTCCTATGGTCCTCCAGAACCAGTAGAAGCTTCCTTTGGTGCTCCAGAACCAGTAGAAGCTTCATATGGTCCTCCAGAACCAGTAGAAGCCTCCTTTGGTGCTCCAGAACCAGTAGAAGCTTCCTATGCAGTCCCAAACCCAGTTAAAGCTCTTAATGATGTTCCGGTCCAGCTTCCAGCCCCTGAAGACGTCCCATTCCAATTCCCCGATGCCGTTCCATTCCGAGCTCCATCTCAAGACTCTGAGTCTGCTGCAGCTCTCGCTCCTCCCTCAGCTCCTCCCCGGGTGGAGACCCTCTACACGGAGTCAGGAGGCAGAGAGTCCCTGGACCGGGTCCTGATAGAGGACTTGGGCCCTGACGATGAAGATGATGTCTCCCCTTCGCAAAACGACAGAGAGGATGAAGGTAGGACCGTCACGGAGCGCCGGATGGTGATGTTCTTCAAGCTGAGCTCTCATTAACGGTTCATCTGCGTATCTTTTTTCAGGCTTCAACGAACCGCCGCTGATGAACAAAATGTACTCCGTCCCAACACTGTCCGGTCCTC
It encodes:
- the hemgn gene encoding skin secretory protein xP2 isoform X2: MEETSQQEQMQEAENKNQNEEEEGGIRRRLRDRELLRKRKAEAEEKETNQAESQRKRSRAENRSGSKRRGRPRKADAVPPFPVPQEEAGDPAALVASAPAGVISGQTLSSQTATPAVEAQRAPDVEAAAQVPVLQVVRNDVFEKLDVDYAPVPVQRSAPAGPVPVDASYGAPEQGQASYGPPEPVEASFGAPEPVEASYGPPEPVEASFGAPEPVEASYAVPNPVKALNDVPVQLPAPEDVPFQFPDAVPFRAPSQDSESAAALAPPSAPPRVETLYTESGGRESLDRVLIEDLGPDDEDDVSPSQNDREDEGFNEPPLMNKMYSVPTLSGPPLPQEYFPGNQL
- the hemgn gene encoding skin secretory protein xP2 isoform X3 → MEETSQQEQMQEAENKNQNEEEEGGIRRRLRDRELLRKRKAEAEEKETNQWVFGAESQRKRSRAENRSGSKRRGRPRKADAVPPFPVPQEEAGDPAALVASAPAGVISGQTLSSQTATPAVEAQRAPDVEAAAQVPVLQVVRNDVFEKLDVDYAPVPVQRSAPAGPVPVDASYGAPEQGQASYGPPEPVEASFGAPEPVEASYGAPEPVEASYAVPNPVKALNDVPVQLPAPEDVPFQFPDAVPFRAPSQDSESAAALAPPSAPPRVETLYTESGGRESLDRVLIEDLGPDDEDDVSPSQNDREDEGFNEPPLMNKMYSVPTLSGPPLPQEYFPGNQL
- the hemgn gene encoding skin secretory protein xP2 isoform X1 yields the protein MEETSQQEQMQEAENKNQNEEEEGGIRRRLRDRELLRKRKAEAEEKETNQWVFGAESQRKRSRAENRSGSKRRGRPRKADAVPPFPVPQEEAGDPAALVASAPAGVISGQTLSSQTATPAVEAQRAPDVEAAAQVPVLQVVRNDVFEKLDVDYAPVPVQRSAPAGPVPVDASYGAPEQGQASYGPPEPVEASFGAPEPVEASYGPPEPVEASFGAPEPVEASYAVPNPVKALNDVPVQLPAPEDVPFQFPDAVPFRAPSQDSESAAALAPPSAPPRVETLYTESGGRESLDRVLIEDLGPDDEDDVSPSQNDREDEGFNEPPLMNKMYSVPTLSGPPLPQEYFPGNQL